Within Claveliimonas bilis, the genomic segment AAAAGAAGAATATGCCAACTTTACGATCCGCGTATCCGGGTATGCGGTAAAGTTTATTGATCTTACAAAGGAGCAGCAGCTGGATGTTATTTCCAGAACCTGCCATGGAAAAATGTAACTCTACAGGCGGACGCAGCATACAGGGACTGGTTCATTCCACAGAAAGCTTTGCTTCTGTGGATGGCCCCGGCGTCCGCTATCTCATTTTTCTCCAGGGCTGCCCCATGCGCTGCCGTTTCTGCCACAACCCGGACACCTGGCAGACAGATCCGCAAAAGGCGCTTTCTGCTTCTTTTCAGGCTCCGGAAAAACTGATCCGAAAAGCACTCCGCTTTCGTCCTTATTGGGGTACAGAAGGCGGAATCACTGTCAGCGGAGGGGAACCGCTTCTGCAGATGGATTTTCTCCTGGAGCTGTTTCAAAGAGCAAAAGCGGCAAATATACACACCTGTCTGGATACCTCCGGAGCACCTTTTACACATGAGGAACCTTTCTACAGTCAGTTTCTGGAGCTGATGAAGTATACGGATCTTGTGCTCCTGGATCTGAAGATGATGGACAGGGAGGGGCACCAGTCTCTCACCGGACGGGATAACGACAACATCCTTGACATGGCCCGTCTCCTTGATAAGCTCCATGTACCTGTCTGGATCCGCCATGTTCTTGTCCCGGGAGTAACGGATGATGAACAGGATCTTCGAGATATGGCTGCATTTATCCAATCCCTTCAAAATGTAAAACGTGTGGAGGTTTTACCCTACCACACGCTCGGTACTTATAAATGGAAAGAACTTGGTCTTTCCT encodes:
- the pflA gene encoding pyruvate formate-lyase-activating protein, producing MLFPEPAMEKCNSTGGRSIQGLVHSTESFASVDGPGVRYLIFLQGCPMRCRFCHNPDTWQTDPQKALSASFQAPEKLIRKALRFRPYWGTEGGITVSGGEPLLQMDFLLELFQRAKAANIHTCLDTSGAPFTHEEPFYSQFLELMKYTDLVLLDLKMMDREGHQSLTGRDNDNILDMARLLDKLHVPVWIRHVLVPGVTDDEQDLRDMAAFIQSLQNVKRVEVLPYHTLGTYKWKELGLSYSLENVDPPSLEEVKKAKEILHAF